A section of the Bos indicus isolate NIAB-ARS_2022 breed Sahiwal x Tharparkar chromosome 26, NIAB-ARS_B.indTharparkar_mat_pri_1.0, whole genome shotgun sequence genome encodes:
- the SLC25A28 gene encoding mitoferrin-2 isoform X3 — MKSAAGCVATLLHDAAMNPVEVVKQRMQMYNSPYHRVTDCVRAVWQNEGAGAFYRSYTTQLTMNVPFQAIHFMTYEFLQEHFNPQRRYNPSSHVLSGACAGAVAAAATTPLDVCKTLLNTQESLALNSNLTGHITGMASAFRTVYQVGGVTAYFRGVQARVIYQIPSTAIAWSVYEFFKYLITKRQEEWRAGK, encoded by the exons GTGCGGCTGGGTGTGTGGCAACATTACTTCATGATGCTGCCATGAATCCAGTGGAAG TGGTCAAGCAGAGGATGCAGATGTACAACTCACCGTACCACCGGGTGACAGACTGTGTCCGGGCAGTGTGGCAGAACGAAGGGGCTGGGGCCTTTTACCGCAGCTACACCACCCAGCTCACCATGAACGTTCCCTTCCAAGCCATTCACTTCATGACCTACGAATTCCTGCAGGAGCACTTTAACCCCCAGAGACGGTACAACCCCAGCTCCCACGTCCTCTCCGGAGCCTGTGCAGGAGCTGTAGCTGCCGCTGCCACAACCCCACTGGACGTTTGCAAAACACTGCTCAACACCCAGGAATCCCTGGCTTTGAACTCAAACCTTACAGGACATATCACAGGCATGGCTAGTGCCTTCAGGACGGTGTATCAAGTAGGCGGGGTGACTGCCTACTTCCGAGGGGTGCAGGCTAGAGTCATTTACCAGATCCCCTCCACAGCCATCGCTTGGTCTGTGTATGAGTTCTTCAAATACCTGATCACTaaaaggcaagaagagtggagggCAGGCAAGTGA